A region from the Flavobacterium enshiense genome encodes:
- a CDS encoding c-type cytochrome → MNKYLLGAVLGTIFSFSASAQDINKGKAVYNSNCVACHQAAGQGIPNAFPPLAKSDWLNKDHNRSIKQIIKGSSGPMTVNGKTYNGAMPPQSTLSDQQVADVLTYVYSNWGNNKKKVTPAMVKAQRKS, encoded by the coding sequence ATGAACAAATATTTATTAGGCGCCGTATTAGGAACTATCTTCAGTTTCTCGGCATCAGCACAAGACATCAACAAAGGAAAAGCAGTCTATAATTCAAACTGTGTAGCTTGTCACCAGGCGGCAGGACAAGGTATTCCCAACGCTTTTCCTCCATTAGCAAAATCAGATTGGCTAAACAAAGATCATAATCGTTCAATTAAACAAATAATTAAAGGCTCATCCGGACCGATGACTGTTAATGGAAAAACATACAACGGAGCAATGCCTCCTCAAAGCACACTAAGTGATCAACAAGTTGCAGACGTGTTGACTTACGTTTACAGCAACTGGGGTAACAACAAAAAGAAAGTTACTCCTGCAATGGTTAAAGCTCAAAGAAAATCGTAA
- a CDS encoding M23 family metallopeptidase, producing MSKVKYIYDSEKLAFLKIKPKKGRKLGYFALFLLASALFGFLCFVILLNTTYFETPKDRILAREIENMRISYALLNKRVDQMNETMNNLEDRDNNVYRAYFNSSPVDEKKRKGESEGALSYKQLEGFDNSDLVINTTKRLDIISNQMVFQSKSLDEIIKLAKGKEKLMAAIPAIQPIKNEALKQMASGFGYRSDPFTKVRKFHKGMDFSARTGTPIYATGDGVVEKADASLSGYGNHIEIRHGFGYETLYAHLSKYKVRPGQHVKRGDVIGYVGSTGRSEAPHLHYEVYQNGKVVNPLNFYYGSISAKEYVLISQIANQENQSLD from the coding sequence ATGTCGAAGGTAAAATATATTTATGATTCCGAAAAATTAGCCTTTCTAAAAATCAAACCGAAGAAAGGGCGAAAGCTAGGCTATTTTGCCTTGTTTTTGCTGGCGTCGGCATTGTTTGGTTTTTTGTGTTTTGTGATACTTTTGAACACTACATATTTCGAAACTCCGAAAGACCGAATCCTAGCCCGTGAAATTGAAAATATGCGAATCAGTTATGCGCTTCTCAATAAAAGGGTCGACCAGATGAATGAAACGATGAACAATCTGGAAGACAGGGACAATAATGTGTACCGCGCTTATTTCAACAGTTCGCCGGTGGATGAAAAAAAACGCAAGGGCGAAAGCGAAGGCGCACTTAGTTACAAACAACTGGAAGGCTTTGACAATTCCGATTTGGTAATCAACACAACAAAACGTTTGGATATTATTTCGAATCAGATGGTTTTTCAGTCGAAATCACTCGATGAAATCATTAAATTAGCCAAAGGAAAAGAAAAACTGATGGCTGCGATTCCGGCGATACAGCCGATAAAAAATGAAGCATTGAAACAAATGGCTTCCGGTTTTGGTTACCGAAGCGATCCGTTTACGAAAGTCAGGAAATTTCACAAAGGGATGGATTTTTCGGCACGAACCGGAACCCCGATATATGCCACTGGTGACGGAGTCGTCGAAAAAGCAGACGCATCGCTTTCGGGTTACGGAAATCATATTGAAATACGTCATGGTTTTGGGTACGAAACTTTGTATGCCCATTTGAGCAAATACAAAGTTCGACCGGGGCAACATGTTAAACGCGGAGATGTAATCGGCTATGTTGGCAGCACCGGACGAAGCGAGGCTCCGCATTTGCACTATGAAGTGTATCAGAACGGAAAAGTAGTGAATCCGTTGAATTTTTATTACGGCTCGATTTCGGCAAAAGAATATGTTTTAATTTCACAAATTGCTAATCAGGAAAACCAATCGTTAGATTAG
- a CDS encoding MerR family transcriptional regulator, protein MHLDLPEKRYYSIGELAKAFDVNASLIRFWDKEFDILKPKKNAKGNRMFTPEDVKNLQLIYHLVKERGFTLDGAKVHLKEGQKKTLDKFEIINKLEAIKVQLTNIKNEL, encoded by the coding sequence ATGCATTTAGACTTACCTGAGAAAAGATATTACAGCATTGGCGAATTGGCCAAGGCTTTTGACGTAAACGCTTCCCTCATCCGGTTTTGGGACAAGGAATTCGACATATTAAAACCAAAAAAGAATGCGAAAGGCAATCGTATGTTCACTCCCGAGGACGTAAAAAACCTTCAGCTGATCTACCATTTGGTAAAAGAACGCGGATTCACTTTAGACGGCGCGAAAGTACATTTGAAAGAAGGCCAAAAAAAAACACTGGACAAGTTTGAAATCATCAACAAACTGGAAGCTATTAAAGTACAGCTGACAAATATTAAAAATGAATTATAA
- a CDS encoding TPM domain-containing protein, whose translation MSLTEDFLSPEDEKEVVHAISLAEKNTSGEIRVHIEAHAEKPPVERAKEVFHALGMDKTEAKNGVLFYVGVMDHSFAIIGDKGIDDLVEDDFWDCTKDVVIEHFKNKQFKTGLVEGILRAGERLKKHFPYKDDDANELSNEISKG comes from the coding sequence ATGTCTTTAACTGAAGATTTTCTAAGTCCGGAAGACGAAAAAGAAGTTGTACATGCGATTTCTTTGGCCGAAAAAAACACTTCCGGAGAAATTAGAGTTCACATAGAAGCACATGCAGAAAAACCTCCTGTCGAAAGAGCTAAGGAGGTTTTTCACGCATTAGGCATGGACAAAACCGAAGCCAAAAACGGCGTTTTATTTTACGTTGGCGTAATGGATCATTCCTTTGCCATTATTGGCGACAAGGGGATAGACGATTTGGTGGAAGACGATTTTTGGGATTGCACAAAAGATGTGGTAATCGAACATTTTAAAAACAAACAGTTCAAAACAGGACTGGTTGAAGGGATCCTGAGAGCCGGTGAGCGTTTGAAAAAACACTTCCCATATAAAGACGATGATGCCAACGAATTATCTAACGAAATATCCAAAGGATAA
- the nirK gene encoding copper-containing nitrite reductase — MITNLTKRTKTGVAVICCTLISVGLTAFGINFTKNDADHYKKVPVEGEMVAELTAPPFVPKPVGNRPAKKLIVNMEIKEMEGEMADGVKYTYWTFGGSVPGSFIRTRVGDEVEFHLRNHPDNKLPHNIDLHAVTGPGGGATSSLVAPGHEKVFNFKVINQGLYVYHCATAPVGMHIANGMYGLILVEPEGGLPPVDKEYYVMQGDFYTKGANGESGLQPFDMNKAVKEQPDYVVFNGSTKSLVGDKAITAKVGETVRLFVGNGGPNLVSSFHVIGEIFDKVHVEGGEMINKNVQTTLIPAGGSAIVDFKVDVPGTLILVDHSIFRTFNKGSLGMLKVEGPGDKTIYSGTTQEGIYLPEGGTIQNMPKVKVPEKPKVSLTVPQQIAAGKEIYGKTCFACHQSEGQGIPTVFPPLAKSDFLNANHTRAINTVLNGLSGEVMVNGNKFNNIMTSQNLTDEEIANVLTYVYNSWGNNKTVVKPEMVKAQREQNVH; from the coding sequence ATGATAACAAATTTAACAAAACGCACAAAAACAGGAGTCGCCGTAATTTGCTGCACCCTGATTTCAGTGGGCTTAACTGCATTTGGAATCAATTTCACAAAAAATGATGCAGACCACTACAAAAAAGTTCCTGTTGAAGGAGAAATGGTTGCCGAACTAACGGCACCTCCTTTCGTTCCCAAACCGGTTGGAAACCGACCTGCCAAAAAACTGATTGTCAACATGGAGATCAAGGAAATGGAAGGAGAAATGGCCGATGGTGTAAAATACACCTACTGGACATTTGGAGGTTCTGTTCCGGGAAGCTTCATCAGAACAAGAGTTGGTGACGAAGTTGAGTTTCACTTGAGAAACCATCCCGACAACAAATTACCGCACAACATCGATTTACATGCTGTTACAGGCCCGGGCGGAGGTGCTACATCATCGCTGGTTGCTCCCGGTCACGAAAAAGTTTTCAACTTTAAGGTAATTAACCAGGGGCTTTACGTTTACCATTGTGCCACAGCTCCTGTAGGTATGCACATCGCAAATGGTATGTATGGTTTAATCCTGGTAGAGCCAGAAGGAGGTTTGCCACCGGTTGACAAGGAATACTATGTAATGCAGGGTGACTTCTACACCAAAGGTGCTAACGGAGAATCAGGTTTACAACCTTTCGACATGAACAAGGCAGTCAAAGAACAACCTGATTATGTGGTATTCAATGGAAGTACAAAATCATTGGTAGGCGACAAAGCCATTACAGCCAAAGTTGGTGAAACAGTACGTTTATTTGTCGGCAATGGAGGTCCAAACCTAGTATCATCATTCCACGTGATTGGAGAAATCTTTGACAAAGTCCATGTCGAAGGAGGAGAAATGATCAACAAAAACGTTCAGACGACACTGATTCCGGCCGGCGGTTCCGCAATCGTTGATTTCAAAGTTGACGTTCCGGGAACTCTTATCTTAGTTGACCACTCTATCTTCAGAACGTTCAACAAAGGATCCTTAGGTATGTTGAAAGTTGAAGGACCTGGTGACAAAACGATTTACTCTGGAACTACTCAGGAGGGCATCTACTTACCGGAAGGTGGTACTATCCAAAATATGCCAAAAGTAAAAGTACCGGAAAAACCAAAAGTTAGCCTTACTGTTCCGCAACAAATTGCTGCAGGAAAAGAAATTTACGGAAAAACATGTTTTGCATGTCACCAATCAGAAGGACAAGGAATCCCAACCGTATTCCCTCCATTGGCTAAATCTGATTTCCTAAATGCGAACCATACGCGAGCTATTAACACCGTATTGAACGGATTGAGCGGTGAAGTTATGGTAAACGGTAACAAGTTTAACAACATCATGACCAGCCAAAACCTTACTGATGAAGAAATCGCCAATGTATTGACTTATGTCTACAACAGTTGGGGCAACAATAAAACAGTTGTAAAACCAGAGATGGTTAAAGCACAAAGAGAACAAAATGTACATTAA
- a CDS encoding outer membrane beta-barrel protein has protein sequence MPKQLLIFVLTLFSVCAFSQNSFYIKGKIIEEATKLPMESATVYLSLAKDSSLVDYTITDKNGNFSLPVKKITQPVFLKVSMEGFEAHKQSLNELLKAADFGVISLKEQAKMLNEVIVKAEAPPIRIKKDTLEFNAASFKVRPDTNVETLLKQLPGVEIDPEGKITVNGKEVTQIMVNGKPFFDKDGKVALQNLPSDIINKIQVSDLKTKKEELSGQAASSDKATINLTIDEDKNKGLFGKFMGGYGTDDRYEASGLLNYFKNKRKFSVLASSNNINSIGFSMDEIFDNMGGGRSRSMYYNDNGSFGVNGMLFGSGVGITQSDMIGVNYSDEWVKGFDSNGNYLFSDQHTKNNRKVKQANFLPTGGIITDGTSQTSSDRFGHNLNFEFEYKIDSTTTIGITPRFSKSHGKDRDKSFQSSTDENNNLLNESNSDIYNESDGNSFKNSLYFNKAFKRKGRYVHFTFDNENNKDEINSTNTSTTIFYQGTNPDDIRDQLKKNKNLKDNYHFDISYSEPVTDSLSVSVGVGQEWKKSSEDRDAFDFDPTTQSYSNPNAFLTNYMSSFISTTRPNAGFSIDKKKFSLNASGGTAVSQFDAHSFYLGVTTDLNKNYVMPFANMYFNYKLDKSKQIYLNYDFEFDFPTASQILPVLDLSNPLNTFVGNANLNLNKTHNAYLGFNNYDYASRSGFYLYAGGNYYEDQIVSSSLYDENGKRTTTYRNVSDTYSSWSGASWSKSIKKEEHKYRFGAGVNVSFGLSKGFTNTEMYEAQAVRLMPRVFFNYDYGELLTIAPSYNFSYNETNYTNYTISSTLNRIHRFNIQTTNYWPKNWVFGNDFGYTYNSNISDDFKNAFYLWNTSLSYSFYDKKFTAKVKVYDMLNQNQSATRTISATTIRDEENTVLKRYAMFSLTYKIEKFAGKEKPSRNWNH, from the coding sequence ATGCCAAAACAACTTTTAATTTTCGTTCTTACACTGTTTTCAGTGTGTGCCTTTTCGCAGAATTCCTTTTATATCAAAGGGAAAATTATTGAAGAAGCCACCAAACTTCCTATGGAATCGGCTACGGTTTATCTGTCACTAGCCAAAGATTCTTCACTTGTGGATTATACCATTACCGACAAAAACGGGAATTTCTCGCTGCCGGTTAAGAAGATCACACAGCCTGTCTTCCTGAAAGTGTCGATGGAAGGTTTTGAGGCACATAAGCAAAGCTTAAACGAACTTTTAAAAGCTGCAGATTTTGGAGTCATCTCTTTGAAAGAACAGGCAAAAATGCTGAACGAGGTGATTGTTAAAGCGGAAGCGCCTCCCATCCGTATTAAAAAAGATACTTTAGAGTTTAATGCGGCTTCTTTTAAAGTCAGGCCCGATACGAATGTTGAAACACTGTTGAAGCAATTGCCCGGCGTAGAGATAGATCCGGAAGGCAAAATCACCGTAAACGGAAAAGAAGTGACCCAGATTATGGTAAACGGAAAGCCTTTTTTCGACAAAGACGGAAAAGTAGCGTTGCAGAATCTTCCCTCAGATATCATTAATAAAATACAGGTATCGGATCTCAAAACCAAAAAGGAAGAGCTTTCCGGTCAGGCCGCCAGTTCCGATAAGGCCACTATAAACTTAACCATAGACGAAGATAAGAATAAAGGACTTTTCGGTAAATTTATGGGAGGATATGGGACGGATGATCGCTACGAAGCCAGTGGATTGTTAAACTATTTTAAGAATAAAAGAAAGTTCAGTGTTCTGGCTTCTTCCAACAATATTAATTCCATTGGTTTTTCGATGGATGAAATCTTTGATAATATGGGGGGCGGACGCAGCCGTTCCATGTATTATAATGATAATGGTTCCTTTGGGGTAAATGGGATGCTTTTCGGTAGTGGCGTCGGAATTACGCAATCCGATATGATTGGGGTTAATTATTCTGATGAATGGGTGAAAGGTTTTGATTCAAACGGCAATTACCTTTTTTCTGATCAGCATACTAAAAATAACCGGAAGGTAAAACAAGCCAATTTCCTTCCGACCGGAGGGATTATAACGGATGGAACTTCACAGACCAGTTCGGATCGTTTCGGACATAATTTGAATTTTGAATTTGAGTACAAGATTGATTCGACTACAACTATAGGTATTACTCCCAGATTTTCTAAATCACATGGGAAGGACAGGGATAAATCGTTTCAATCGTCTACAGATGAAAATAACAATCTGTTAAATGAAAGTAATTCTGATATTTATAATGAAAGTGACGGAAACAGTTTTAAGAATTCACTTTATTTCAACAAGGCATTTAAACGTAAAGGTCGTTATGTGCATTTTACATTTGATAACGAAAATAATAAAGACGAAATTAATTCTACCAACACCTCGACTACCATTTTCTATCAAGGAACCAACCCAGATGATATTCGGGACCAACTTAAGAAGAATAAAAATTTAAAAGATAATTATCATTTTGATATCAGTTATTCTGAACCGGTAACCGATTCTTTAAGTGTAAGTGTAGGAGTAGGACAGGAGTGGAAAAAAAGTTCTGAAGATCGTGATGCTTTCGATTTTGATCCGACAACGCAGTCGTATTCAAACCCGAACGCGTTCCTAACGAATTATATGTCCTCATTTATCAGTACAACCCGACCGAATGCAGGATTTTCTATTGATAAGAAGAAGTTTAGTTTGAATGCATCGGGAGGTACAGCTGTTTCTCAGTTTGATGCTCACTCTTTTTATCTTGGGGTTACTACTGATTTGAATAAGAATTATGTGATGCCTTTCGCTAATATGTATTTTAATTACAAATTGGATAAATCAAAACAGATCTATTTGAATTATGATTTTGAATTCGATTTTCCGACCGCTAGCCAGATATTACCGGTTTTGGATCTCTCAAATCCGTTGAATACGTTTGTGGGAAATGCTAATTTGAATCTGAATAAAACCCATAACGCATATTTAGGTTTCAATAATTATGATTATGCCAGCCGTTCCGGCTTTTATTTATACGCGGGAGGAAATTATTATGAAGATCAAATCGTTTCGTCATCATTGTATGATGAGAACGGAAAACGAACCACTACGTACAGGAATGTGTCTGATACCTATTCGTCTTGGTCTGGGGCGAGTTGGAGTAAAAGCATTAAAAAAGAAGAGCACAAGTATAGATTTGGGGCTGGAGTTAATGTTAGTTTCGGACTTTCAAAAGGATTTACGAATACAGAAATGTATGAAGCGCAGGCTGTACGATTGATGCCAAGAGTGTTTTTTAACTATGATTATGGCGAATTGCTGACCATTGCCCCATCGTATAATTTTTCATATAACGAAACGAATTATACAAATTATACGATTAGTTCGACTCTTAACAGAATCCATAGGTTTAATATTCAAACCACAAATTACTGGCCAAAGAACTGGGTTTTCGGTAATGATTTCGGTTATACCTACAATTCAAATATTTCAGATGATTTTAAAAATGCTTTTTATCTGTGGAATACCAGTTTGTCCTATAGTTTTTACGATAAGAAGTTTACGGCGAAGGTTAAGGTTTATGATATGCTGAATCAAAACCAAAGTGCTACAAGAACAATATCCGCAACTACTATCAGAGACGAGGAAAATACGGTGTTGAAACGCTATGCGATGTTTTCCTTGACTTATAAGATTGAAAAGTTTGCTGGCAAGGAAAAGCCTTCCAGAAATTGGAATCACTAA
- the der gene encoding ribosome biogenesis GTPase Der produces the protein MNNIVAIVGRPNVGKSTFFNRLIQRREAIVDSVSGVTRDRNYGKSEWNGKEFSVIDTGGYVKGSDDIFEGEIRRQVELAIDEADAIIFMVDVEEGITPMDAEVAKLLRKVTKPILIAVNKVDNAMREKDAIEFYNLGLGEYYTIAGMNGSGTGELLDKLVEVLPELPEAVEEENPLPRFCVVGRPNAGKSSFINALIGEDRFVVTDIAGTTRDAIDTKYNRFGFEFNLVDTAGIRRKAKVKEDLEFYSVMRSVRAIEHSDVCILMIDATRGFEGQDQNIFWLAEKNRKGVVILVNKWDLVEKDTMSARDYEARIRKALEPFTDVPILFVSALTKQRLLKALETAVEVFENRKQRISTSKFNETMLPIIERTPPPALKGKYVKIKYCMQLPTPTPQFVFFCNLPQYVKDPYKRFIENQLRQIYNFEGVPIDIYFRQK, from the coding sequence ATGAACAATATCGTAGCCATAGTAGGAAGGCCAAACGTTGGAAAATCAACCTTTTTCAACAGGTTAATTCAAAGAAGAGAAGCTATCGTTGACTCGGTGAGCGGAGTAACCCGTGACCGTAATTACGGAAAAAGCGAATGGAACGGAAAAGAGTTTTCGGTCATAGATACAGGTGGATATGTTAAGGGTTCCGATGATATTTTTGAAGGTGAAATCCGTCGTCAGGTAGAATTGGCCATCGATGAAGCCGATGCTATCATTTTTATGGTGGATGTGGAAGAAGGAATTACGCCAATGGATGCCGAAGTGGCGAAATTGCTTCGTAAAGTTACCAAGCCAATCCTTATCGCAGTTAATAAAGTGGATAATGCGATGCGTGAAAAAGACGCCATCGAATTTTATAATTTAGGTTTAGGTGAATATTATACTATAGCCGGAATGAATGGTAGCGGAACCGGAGAACTTTTAGATAAGTTGGTGGAAGTGTTGCCGGAATTACCGGAAGCTGTGGAAGAAGAAAATCCGCTGCCTCGTTTTTGTGTGGTAGGTCGTCCTAATGCAGGTAAATCATCTTTTATCAATGCTTTGATTGGTGAAGACCGATTTGTGGTTACCGATATTGCCGGAACAACCCGTGATGCCATCGATACCAAATACAACCGTTTCGGATTTGAATTCAACTTAGTGGATACTGCGGGAATCCGTAGAAAAGCCAAAGTAAAAGAGGATTTGGAATTTTACTCCGTAATGCGTTCGGTTCGTGCCATTGAGCATTCGGATGTTTGTATCCTTATGATTGACGCCACACGTGGTTTCGAAGGTCAGGATCAGAATATTTTCTGGCTGGCTGAGAAAAACCGTAAAGGAGTTGTAATTCTTGTGAATAAATGGGATTTGGTAGAAAAAGATACCATGTCGGCCCGTGACTATGAGGCGAGAATCCGTAAAGCGCTTGAGCCGTTTACCGATGTGCCGATTCTTTTCGTATCTGCACTGACAAAACAACGTTTGCTGAAAGCTTTAGAAACAGCTGTTGAAGTTTTTGAAAACAGAAAACAGCGTATCTCGACTTCCAAATTCAATGAAACGATGCTGCCGATTATCGAACGTACACCGCCACCGGCATTGAAAGGAAAATACGTGAAAATCAAATACTGCATGCAGTTGCCAACACCAACACCTCAGTTCGTGTTTTTCTGTAATCTGCCACAATATGTGAAAGATCCTTACAAACGTTTTATAGAAAATCAATTGCGTCAAATCTATAATTTTGAAGGAGTGCCAATTGATATTTATTTCAGACAGAAATAA
- a CDS encoding LemA family protein: MRKFAPILIIVAILAVIGFWYVGIKNGAIRENQAVGKEWGNVETAYQRRNDLIGNLVKTVKGAADFEKGTLTAVIEARAKATQVTVDPTNVTPEQLAQFQQAQGGVSSALSRLLVTVERYPELKANANFLKLQDELASTENQILTARTRFNESVQSYNNYILKIPNNWFLGEYKEKPFFDAVAGAEKPVDVEFNFDK, from the coding sequence ATGAGAAAATTTGCACCAATATTAATTATTGTAGCTATTCTGGCCGTTATCGGATTTTGGTACGTTGGAATCAAAAACGGGGCTATCCGTGAAAATCAGGCGGTAGGAAAAGAATGGGGTAACGTGGAAACCGCATACCAAAGAAGAAATGACCTTATCGGGAATTTGGTTAAAACCGTAAAAGGCGCTGCCGATTTCGAAAAAGGAACTTTAACAGCCGTTATCGAAGCAAGAGCAAAAGCTACTCAGGTTACTGTAGACCCAACAAACGTGACTCCGGAGCAATTGGCGCAGTTCCAACAGGCACAAGGTGGCGTTTCTTCGGCTTTATCAAGATTATTGGTAACTGTAGAACGATATCCTGAGTTGAAAGCCAACGCGAACTTCTTAAAATTACAGGACGAATTGGCCAGCACGGAAAATCAGATTTTAACAGCAAGAACCCGTTTTAACGAATCGGTACAGAGCTACAACAACTATATCCTAAAAATCCCTAACAACTGGTTCTTGGGTGAATACAAGGAGAAACCATTCTTCGATGCAGTAGCTGGTGCAGAAAAACCGGTAGATGTAGAATTTAACTTTGATAAATAA
- a CDS encoding TPM domain-containing protein produces MKISNLKGIFKFILIISLLFNSGFAFSQFTIPEKPSFQTSVYDYANVLSATEKKQLEEKLVRYSDSTTTQIVVITIEDLKGEDIGVLATNWGHKWGIGQKDEDNGITILVAKNDRKISIRPGYGVEDRLTAGTCGEIIRNVITPEFKAGSYFNGLDKGADTIFEALKGKYKGERKGGKSPGGGKIIFFIILFIIIIAILSRNKRGGGGGNTGRFAGPDLGDIIILSSLGRGGFGGFGGGSSSGGGFGGGGFGGGFGGGGFSGGGASGSW; encoded by the coding sequence ATGAAAATTTCAAATTTAAAAGGGATTTTTAAATTCATCCTTATTATCTCCTTATTGTTTAACAGCGGTTTTGCTTTTTCGCAATTCACCATTCCTGAAAAGCCTAGTTTTCAAACGAGTGTTTACGACTATGCGAATGTATTAAGTGCAACCGAAAAGAAACAACTGGAAGAGAAACTGGTTCGTTATTCCGATTCGACAACTACTCAAATCGTTGTAATTACCATTGAAGACCTGAAAGGCGAAGACATTGGCGTATTGGCAACCAACTGGGGACATAAATGGGGAATCGGACAGAAAGACGAGGATAATGGCATTACCATCTTAGTTGCAAAAAACGACCGAAAAATAAGTATCCGACCAGGCTATGGTGTTGAAGACCGTCTGACAGCAGGTACCTGTGGAGAAATTATCCGAAACGTTATAACTCCCGAATTTAAAGCCGGAAGCTATTTCAATGGCTTAGATAAAGGAGCCGATACTATATTCGAAGCTTTAAAAGGCAAATACAAAGGCGAACGAAAAGGAGGAAAATCACCTGGCGGTGGAAAAATCATTTTCTTCATAATCTTGTTTATCATCATCATTGCGATTCTTTCCAGAAACAAACGTGGCGGTGGCGGTGGTAACACAGGACGTTTTGCCGGACCAGATCTGGGCGACATCATCATTCTGAGCAGCTTGGGCCGTGGTGGCTTTGGCGGTTTTGGAGGAGGAAGTTCTTCCGGCGGCGGTTTTGGAGGAGGTGGCTTCGGAGGCGGTTTTGGCGGTGGAGGATTCTCCGGCGGCGGTGCCAGCGGAAGTTGGTAG
- a CDS encoding KTSC domain-containing protein, protein MNTKKIAEYRKLLDVTKTATLKELKTIYRKSMKEDHPDTIADPVERLAAEERSKQVIEAYHFLVSIAPETLEKDKDEYIKTTSTSNILEFYMDNGVLYISFLDGNQFEYFGVPKNTYIKMINAESPNRFAKRHIFNEFTYRSASKLVAAE, encoded by the coding sequence ATGAATACAAAAAAAATTGCCGAATACCGAAAATTATTGGATGTTACTAAAACAGCAACATTAAAAGAATTGAAAACAATCTACAGAAAAAGCATGAAGGAAGACCATCCTGATACTATTGCTGATCCTGTTGAACGTTTAGCGGCGGAAGAAAGAAGCAAACAAGTTATTGAAGCTTATCACTTTTTAGTAAGTATCGCGCCTGAAACCCTTGAGAAAGACAAGGACGAATACATCAAAACCACCAGTACTTCCAATATTTTGGAGTTCTACATGGACAACGGGGTTTTATACATCAGCTTCCTGGATGGCAATCAGTTTGAATATTTTGGCGTTCCAAAAAACACCTATATCAAAATGATCAATGCGGAATCACCGAATCGTTTTGCAAAACGACACATCTTTAATGAATTCACTTACCGAAGTGCCAGCAAGTTGGTAGCTGCGGAATAA
- the era gene encoding GTPase Era, giving the protein MSHKAGFVNIIGNPNVGKSTLMNAFVGERLSIITSKAQTTRHRILGIVNGEDFQVLFSDTPGIIKPAYELQNSMMDFVKSAFEDADVLVYMVEVGEKELKDEAFFNKIIHSKIPVLLLLNKIDKSNQEQLEEQVNLWKEKVPNAELYPISALENFNVKEVFNRILELLPESPAYYPKDALTDKPERFFVNETIREKILLHYDKEIPYAVEIETEEFIEDEDIIRIKSVIMVERDTQKGIIIGHKGSAIKRVGIEARQDLEKFFGKQIHIEMFVKVNKDWRSNAYQLRRFGYNQK; this is encoded by the coding sequence ATGTCACACAAAGCAGGTTTTGTAAACATCATCGGAAATCCAAATGTTGGAAAGTCGACTTTAATGAATGCTTTCGTCGGGGAACGCCTGTCGATCATCACATCTAAAGCACAAACCACACGTCACCGTATCCTTGGAATCGTGAACGGAGAGGATTTTCAGGTGTTGTTTTCAGATACGCCAGGAATTATAAAACCGGCGTACGAATTACAGAATTCGATGATGGATTTTGTAAAATCGGCTTTTGAAGACGCCGATGTGTTGGTGTATATGGTAGAAGTAGGGGAAAAGGAACTGAAAGACGAAGCCTTTTTCAATAAAATCATCCATTCCAAAATCCCAGTGCTTTTATTGTTGAATAAAATCGATAAGTCTAATCAGGAACAATTGGAAGAACAGGTGAATCTGTGGAAAGAAAAAGTACCTAATGCAGAACTTTACCCGATTTCGGCATTGGAAAATTTTAATGTGAAAGAGGTTTTTAACCGCATATTGGAATTACTTCCAGAATCACCGGCCTATTATCCGAAAGATGCATTAACGGACAAACCGGAACGTTTCTTCGTAAACGAAACCATCCGTGAAAAAATTCTTTTGCATTACGACAAAGAAATCCCATATGCAGTAGAAATCGAAACCGAAGAATTTATCGAAGATGAGGATATCATTCGAATTAAATCGGTAATTATGGTGGAGCGCGATACACAGAAAGGAATTATCATCGGGCACAAAGGATCAGCGATAAAAAGAGTAGGGATAGAAGCCCGTCAGGACCTGGAGAAATTCTTTGGAAAACAGATTCACATCGAAATGTTCGTGAAAGTCAACAAAGACTGGAGAAGTAATGCGTATCAATTGCGTCGTTTCGGATACAATCAGAAATAA